The window GGTTCGGTCCGGGCCAAGGGAACGGGTTCGGACGGCGCCATGGCGAAGCCTCCCAGGAATGCGAAAAGGGCGAGAAGGTGGCGTTTCATCATCACGGCTAGAAGGTTTGCATTCCACCCGGCCATGTCAAGACGCCCCGGCAGCCATACCGATTCCGTTCTTGTCGCCGTCCTGCTCCGGTACGAGAATTTCTCCTTGGAATTTCAATCCGGCGGGGAAGGCCATGCCGGACACGATCAGCCAGCCACCTCCAGCCCTGAAATCGGAGCGGGATCGCTTCGTCGCCCTGGCATTCTGCTGGGCCGATATGATTCTTGAGCTGGATGAGGCCGGCGTCGTCCAGTTCTCCGGCGGCGTGGTCGATGCCGTTCTCGGCCGCCAGCCGGACGACCTGAAGGGCCTGGGCTTCGGGGATCTGGTTCTGCCCGCCGACCGACCGCTGGTGGCCGAACTTCTCGACGCGGCCCGCCATCGCGGCCGCATCGAGAATGTCTCCATCCGCCTCCAGGGAATACGCGGGCCGACGGCCCCCCTGCAATTCGCCGGCTATTTCCTGCCCGACCTGAATCGCCACTTCTTCCTGTCCTTCCGGGTTGGGCCGCCGGCTGCGCTCCGCCATCCGGAACGGGAACTGCACCGGGATACCACCTCGGGGCTCTATCGCAGCGACACCTTCTCCGAAATCGCCTGCGAGGCCCTGGGCGCTACCCCAGTCACCCGCACCCCGGAAGCCAAAGATGCCCCGCGGGCCCTCACCCTGATCCAGTTGGACGGCTTTTCGGACCTGCAGGCCCGCCTGCAGCCCGATGCCCACCGGCAACTGGAGAGAACCATCGGCGCCTGCCTGAAGGCCCATGCGGTGGACGGGGATGCCGCCGGCGTGGTGGCGCCGGGGCGCTACAGCTTGGTCCACACGGCCGAGGTGGACGTGGGCGACCTGGAAGACAAGATCGCCAATTACGCCCGCGCCGCCGACCCGGAGGAAAGAGGGGTCGATGTCGGTTCGGCTACCATCGCGGTCGATACCCATCTGGTCAGCGAACAGGATTTGGCGACCGGCCTATTGCACGTCATCAACCGTTTCCGCAAGAACGAGGGCCCGGCCTTCACCCTGAAGAAACTGTCGAACAACCTGTCGTCGCTGGTCGGCGAGGCGGTGCGGGCGGTGGACCTGTTCAAGAACCTGGTTCTGGCTGGCGAGTTCGGCATGCGCTTCCAGCCCATCAATCATGTGGAAACCGGCCGGGCGCACCATTTCGAGGTCCTGGCAAGTTTTCCCACCGCCATCGGCCAGGGCTCGCCCTACCGCTACATCACCTTCGCCGAGGAAACCGGCCTGATCTGCGACTTCGACATGGCGATGGTGCTCAAGGCCCTGGACTGGCTGGCCCGCGAAAACCGCCTGGGCCGGTACCGCATTGCCGTCAACTTGTCGGGCCATTCCATCGGAGTGCTGTCCTTCGTTGACGAACTGCACCGGCAGTTGGCCCAGAATACCTGGGCCCAGCGGTCCCTGATCTTCGAAATCACCGAGTCCGCCCGCATCCACGACCTGGATGCGGCTAACCGCTTCATCCAGAGCCTGCGCAAGCGCGGGCACGAGGTTTGCCTCGACGATTTCGGCGCCGGCGCCGCCAACTTCCAGTACCTCTCGGCCCTTGAGGTCGACGTCGTGAAACTGGACGGGGAAGCTCTGAAGCAAGCCATCGCCGGCCCGCGCGGCCGGGCCTTCCTCAAGGCATTGGCGACGCTTTGCACCGAACTGGGCGTCGACATCATCGCGGAGATGGTCGACGACCTCGCGATGTTCAAGTTCGTCAAGGACTGCGGTATCCGCTATGTCCAGGGCTACCTGTTCGGCAAGCCGTCCGAAGATATCTCGGTCTTCGGCCGGGGACGGCGCCTGGATTGGATGAATTCTTGAAATGCTGGCCTTCCAACCGATGTAGAGGGTAAAGTCCAGGAGGTTGGACCGGCCTGGGCATTGGGGGAAGACGTGGACGACCTGCGGAACGAGCGGACGGGCGAAAGCGAAGGCCTGCTGGCCGGGTTTCCCGGCGCGGCCCTGCTGGTCCGCGGCAACGGCCAAGTCGCCGCCGCCAACGCCAAGGGCGCCGGGGTCGAGGCGCTGCTCCGCCACAACGCCATCCCCGAGGTCCTCGGACTGATCGAGAAGGCCGCCCTCGATTCGACTCTCGCGGTCGGCACCGTCTCGCTGGCCGGAACCCGGGGCGAAGTCTTGCTGGAGGTAACCGTCGTGCCGCGGGAGCGGGACAACCTGTTCCTGGTGCTGGCCCGCGATCTGACCATGGAACGCAACCTGCGCTCCGCCCTCGTCGAATCCCGCCAGCGTTACAAGGACTTGGTGGAGGTATCATCCGATTTCGCCTGGGAGGTGGGGCCGGAAGGCCAGTTCGTCTTCGTTTCCTCGCGTGGCGCCCTGGGCTATGCGGCGAACGAGTTGGTGGGCCGCCGTCCCGAGCAATTCGTCCGCAACGCCGACGAATACGATCCTCTCCCCTTCGTCAGCGACCGCCCCTTGAGCGACGTGGAACTCTGGATGAACCGGGCCGAAGGCGAAGTGGCCTGCGTTCTGGCATCCTGCGTCCCCCTGCTCAGCGAGAAGGGAGAATGGCGCGGCACGCGCGGCGTCTGCCGCGACGTCACCGTGGAACGGGAACAGGAGGCGGCGCTCGCCCGCGCCCGCCACCGCGAACAGCTGCTCAACTACATCGTCAGCACGGTTCGCGACGAGGTCGAACCGCTCAACATGCTGACCGCCGCCGCCGCCGCCACCGGGCGGGCCCTGGCCGCCGCCGGTTGCCGCATCTTCCGCCAGCAGGATCAAGGATATTTCGCGGTCGCGGCCGAACATGGAACGGTGGTGGGGCTGGAAAAGCTGGCAGACCGCCTGACGGCCCTGGAAAGCGACGGCGGCGTCCTGGAACTGGAAATCGGCCATTGGGTGGTGCTGCTTACCGCTACCCAGTATCGTCAGGCGGTGAACGGGGCAGTCGCACTGTGGCGCGATGGCGCGGCGGGAGCCTGGGACGACGACGCCCGCATCCTCGTGGGCGACGTGGCCAACCAGTTGGGCATCGCCAACGAGCAGATCGCCAACCACGAGCACATCGTCAAGATGTCGCGCACGGACCCGATGACCGGCATGCTCAACCGGCGCGCCTTCTTCGAGGAGGAACTGCCGCGCCGCATCGCCCGCCTGGTCCGCGCCAACGCCACCGCCGCCCTGTTCTATGTGGATATGGACAACTTCAAGCGCGTCAACGACGTGCACGGCCACCATGTGGGCGACGAGGCCATCCTGGCCTTGCGTGACATGCTGCTGGAACACTCGCGCCCCGGCGATCAACTGGCCCGCCTGGGCGGCGACGAATTCGCCATGTGGCTGGACGGCATCCCACCCGAGACCACCATCAAGCGCGCCACGGTCTTGATCGAAGACAGCAAATCGCTGCAGCGTTATT is drawn from Magnetospirillum sp. WYHS-4 and contains these coding sequences:
- a CDS encoding EAL domain-containing protein; amino-acid sequence: MPDTISQPPPALKSERDRFVALAFCWADMILELDEAGVVQFSGGVVDAVLGRQPDDLKGLGFGDLVLPADRPLVAELLDAARHRGRIENVSIRLQGIRGPTAPLQFAGYFLPDLNRHFFLSFRVGPPAALRHPERELHRDTTSGLYRSDTFSEIACEALGATPVTRTPEAKDAPRALTLIQLDGFSDLQARLQPDAHRQLERTIGACLKAHAVDGDAAGVVAPGRYSLVHTAEVDVGDLEDKIANYARAADPEERGVDVGSATIAVDTHLVSEQDLATGLLHVINRFRKNEGPAFTLKKLSNNLSSLVGEAVRAVDLFKNLVLAGEFGMRFQPINHVETGRAHHFEVLASFPTAIGQGSPYRYITFAEETGLICDFDMAMVLKALDWLARENRLGRYRIAVNLSGHSIGVLSFVDELHRQLAQNTWAQRSLIFEITESARIHDLDAANRFIQSLRKRGHEVCLDDFGAGAANFQYLSALEVDVVKLDGEALKQAIAGPRGRAFLKALATLCTELGVDIIAEMVDDLAMFKFVKDCGIRYVQGYLFGKPSEDISVFGRGRRLDWMNS
- a CDS encoding sensor domain-containing diguanylate cyclase, giving the protein MDDLRNERTGESEGLLAGFPGAALLVRGNGQVAAANAKGAGVEALLRHNAIPEVLGLIEKAALDSTLAVGTVSLAGTRGEVLLEVTVVPRERDNLFLVLARDLTMERNLRSALVESRQRYKDLVEVSSDFAWEVGPEGQFVFVSSRGALGYAANELVGRRPEQFVRNADEYDPLPFVSDRPLSDVELWMNRAEGEVACVLASCVPLLSEKGEWRGTRGVCRDVTVEREQEAALARARHREQLLNYIVSTVRDEVEPLNMLTAAAAATGRALAAAGCRIFRQQDQGYFAVAAEHGTVVGLEKLADRLTALESDGGVLELEIGHWVVLLTATQYRQAVNGAVALWRDGAAGAWDDDARILVGDVANQLGIANEQIANHEHIVKMSRTDPMTGMLNRRAFFEEELPRRIARLVRANATAALFYVDMDNFKRVNDVHGHHVGDEAILALRDMLLEHSRPGDQLARLGGDEFAMWLDGIPPETTIKRATVLIEDSKSLQRYSGDAAHPLGISLGIALFDPATGESLDDLLARADAAMYAIKRAGKGGYRLAEPPGTAVKAS